Proteins encoded by one window of Chiroxiphia lanceolata isolate bChiLan1 chromosome 26, bChiLan1.pri, whole genome shotgun sequence:
- the DDX42 gene encoding ATP-dependent RNA helicase DDX42 isoform X1: MNWNKGGPGTKRGFGFGGFAITPGKKEEPKLSQQSHSAFGTAGSSAAFAKSGPPQLPSFYKIGSKRANFDEENAYFEDEEEDSSNVELPYIPAENSPTRQQFHSKSADSDSDDDPLEAFMAEVEDQAARDMKRLEDKDKEKKNVKGIRDDIEEEDDQEAYFRYMAENPTAGVVQEEEEDNLEYDSDGNPIAPSKKIIDPLPPIDHSEIEYPPFEKNFYDEHEEITSLTPQQVVELRHKLNLRVSGAAPPRPGSSFAHFGFDEQLMHQIRKSEYTQPTPIQCQGVPVALSGRDMIGIAKTGSGKTAAFIWPMLIHIMDQKELEPGDGPIAVIVCPTRELCQQIHSECKRFGKAYNLRSVAVYGGGSMWEQAKALQEGAEIVVCTPGRLIDHVKKKATNLQRVTYLVFDEADRMFDMGFEYQVRSIASHVRPDRQTLLFSATFRKKIEKLARDILIDPIRVVQGDIGEANEDVTQIVEIFPSGPSKWNWLTRRLVEFTSSGSVLLFVTKKANAEELANNLKQEDHNLGLLHGDMDQSERNKVISEFKKKGIPILVATDVAARGLDIPSIKTVINYDVARDIDTHTHRIGRTGRAGEKGVAYTLLTPKDSNFAGDLVRNLEGANQHVSKELLDLAMQNPWFRKSRFKGGKGKKLNIGGGGLGYRERPGLGSENSDRGNNNSVMSNYEAYKPSTGAMGDRLTAMKAAFQSQYKSHFVAASLNNQKTGSSAAGASGWTSAGSLNSVPTSSAQQNTANPDGPGAAAKGVPGFTSTGTLSSVPTFPGGAQGFNNTSASANSREGGGVGGIARERYNDNRNSRHNEVPRRGEGGGGRAEGGGGRAEGGGGRYNDAQRHGEGGGRHGDAPRHGEGRHGDIHRHEGRHFTDFPGAAGGRNNNGDSRNSSEGRSNESRNGESRKEANSRENKTDGFAVPEPPKRKKSRWDS; the protein is encoded by the exons ATGAATTGGAATAAAGGTGGACCTGGTACTAAGAGAGGCTTTGGGTTTGGTGGCTTTGCCATAACACCTGGGAAGAAAGAGGAGCCCAAGCTGTCCCAGCAGTCCCACAGCGCTTTCGGAACAGCCGGTTCCTCAGCAGCCTTTGCAAAATCAGGGCCTCCTCAGCTGCCTTCCTTCTACAAAATTGGGTCAAAGAGAGCGAATTTTGATGAAGAGAATGC GTACtttgaggatgaggaggaagattCCAGCAATGTGGAGTTGCCCTACATTCCTGCAGAGAACTCCCCCACCCGGCAGCAGTTCCATTCCAAGTCAGCAGACTCTGACAGCGATGATGACCCTCTGGAAGCATTCATGGCTGAAGTGGAG GATCAAGCTGCTCGAGACATGAAGAGACTCGAAgataaagacaaagaaaaaaagaacgTTAA GGGTATTCGAGATGACATTGAAGAGGAAGATGACCAA GAAGCGTATTTTCGCTACATGGCTGAAAACCCCACTGCTGGTGTGgtccaggaggaggaagaggataaCCTGGAGTATGATAGTGATGGGAACCCGATTGCACCCTCCAAAAAAATCATTGATCCTCTTCCACCTATTGACCACTCAGAG ATTGAATATCCACCCTTTGAGAAGAATTTCTATGATGAGCACGAGGAGATCACCAGCCTGACCCCGCAGCAGGTGGTGGAGTTACGGCACAAGCTGAACCTCCGG GTCTctggtgctgctcctccaaGGCCTGGCAGTAGTTTTGCTCATTTTGGGTTTGATGAGCAACTTATGCATCAAATTAGGAAATCAGAGTATACCCAACCCACTCCAATACAATGTCAG GGTGTTCCAGTTGCACTGAGTGGCAGAGACATGATTGGGATAGCCAAGACTGGAAGTGGGAAAACAGCAGCCTTCATCTGGCCGATGCTGATTCACATCATGGatcagaaggagctggagccagGGGATGGTCCCATTGCAGTGATTGTCTGCCCCACCAGAGAGCTTTGCCAGCAG ATCCACTCTGAGTGCAAGCGCTTTGGGAAGGCCTACAACCTGCGCTCCGTGGCTGTGTACGGAGGAGGGAGCATGTGGGAACAAGCCAAAGCCCTTCAGGAGGGGGCAGAGATTGTGGTCTGCACCCCT gGTCGTTTGATTGATCATGTGAAAAAGAAAGCTACAAACCTTCAAAGGGTCACTTACCTTGTGTTTGATGAAGCTGACAGGATGTTTGATATGGGGTTTG aaTATCAGGTCAGATCAATCGCAAGCCACGTCCGTCCCGACAGACAGA CTCTCCTGTTCAGTGCCACGTTCCGGAAGAAGATCGAGAAACTGGCCCGGGACATTCTGATCGACCCAATCCGGGTTGTGCAGGGAGACATTGGAGAG GCAAACGAGGATGTCACTCAGATTGTGGAGATCTTCCCCTCTGGCCCCAGCAAGTGGAACTGGCTGACCCGGCGCCTCGTGGAGTTCACGTCCTCTGGGAGCGTCCTCCTGTTTGTCACCAAGAAGGCCAACGCAGAAGAACTGGCCAATAACCTCAAGCAGGAGGATCATAACCTGGGGCTGCTTCATGGGGACATGGACCAGAGTGAGAGGAATAAAGTCATTTCAGAATTCAAGAAGAAGGGGATCCCCATCCTGGTGGCGACGGATGTGGCAG CTCGGGGTTTGGACATCCCTTCCATCAAGACTGTCATCAACTACGACGTGGCTCGGGACATAGACACCCACACCCACAGGATCGGCCGCACCGGCCGCGCGGGCGAGAAGGGGGTTGCCTACACTCTGCTGACTCCCAAGGACAGCAACTTCGCTGGGGACCTCGTCAGAAACCTGGAAGGTGCCAATCAACATGTCTCCAAAGAGCTGTTGGATCTGGCAATGCAG AATCCGTGGTTCCGGAAATCCCGTTTCAAAGGAGGGAAAGGCAAGAAGCTGAACattggtggtggtggtttgggATACCGGGAACGCCCCGGGCTGGGCTCAGAGAATTCT GACCGTGGAAACAACAACAGTGTGATGAGTAACTACGAGGCCTACAAGCCATCCACGGGGGCCATGGGGGACAGGCTGACAGCAATGAAAGCAGCTTTCCAG TCCCAGTACAAGAGCCACTTTGTCGCCGCGAGTTTAAACAACCAAAAGACTGGGAGCTCTGCCGCTGGTGCCAGCGGCTGGACCAGCGCCGGGAGCCTCAACTCCGTCCCGACGAGTTCGGCGCAGCAAAACACCGCCAACCCCGAcggccccggcgcggcggcCAAGGGCGTCCCGGGCTTCACCAGCACAGGGACTTTGAGCAGCGTGCCCACCTTCCCCGGGGGAGCACAGGGCTTCAACAACACAAGTGCCAGCGCCAACAGCCGAGAAGGCGGCGGTGTTGGTGGCATTGCCAGAGAACGGTACAACGACAACCGGAACAGTCGCCACAACGAGGTCCCGCGGCGCGGAGAGGGCGGCGGTGGCCGTGCCGAGGGCGGCGGTGGCCGTGCCGAGGGCGGCGGTGGCCGCTACAACGATGCCCAGCGCCACGGCGAGGGCGGCGGCCGCCACGGCGACGCTCCCCGGCACGGCGAGGGCCGGCACGGCGACATCCATCGCCACGAGGGCCGGCACTTCACCGACTTCCCGGGCGCCGCCGGCGGCCGCAACAACAACGGGgacagcaggaacagctccGAGGGCAGGAGCAATGAGAGCAGGAACGGCgagagcaggaaggaggccAACAGCCGGGAAAACAAGACAGATGGTTTCGCCGTCCCGGAGCCCCCCAAACGTAAGAAGAGCCGGTGGGACAGTTAA
- the DDX42 gene encoding ATP-dependent RNA helicase DDX42 isoform X2: MAENPTAGVVQEEEEDNLEYDSDGNPIAPSKKIIDPLPPIDHSEIEYPPFEKNFYDEHEEITSLTPQQVVELRHKLNLRVSGAAPPRPGSSFAHFGFDEQLMHQIRKSEYTQPTPIQCQGVPVALSGRDMIGIAKTGSGKTAAFIWPMLIHIMDQKELEPGDGPIAVIVCPTRELCQQIHSECKRFGKAYNLRSVAVYGGGSMWEQAKALQEGAEIVVCTPGRLIDHVKKKATNLQRVTYLVFDEADRMFDMGFEYQVRSIASHVRPDRQTLLFSATFRKKIEKLARDILIDPIRVVQGDIGEANEDVTQIVEIFPSGPSKWNWLTRRLVEFTSSGSVLLFVTKKANAEELANNLKQEDHNLGLLHGDMDQSERNKVISEFKKKGIPILVATDVAARGLDIPSIKTVINYDVARDIDTHTHRIGRTGRAGEKGVAYTLLTPKDSNFAGDLVRNLEGANQHVSKELLDLAMQNPWFRKSRFKGGKGKKLNIGGGGLGYRERPGLGSENSDRGNNNSVMSNYEAYKPSTGAMGDRLTAMKAAFQSQYKSHFVAASLNNQKTGSSAAGASGWTSAGSLNSVPTSSAQQNTANPDGPGAAAKGVPGFTSTGTLSSVPTFPGGAQGFNNTSASANSREGGGVGGIARERYNDNRNSRHNEVPRRGEGGGGRAEGGGGRAEGGGGRYNDAQRHGEGGGRHGDAPRHGEGRHGDIHRHEGRHFTDFPGAAGGRNNNGDSRNSSEGRSNESRNGESRKEANSRENKTDGFAVPEPPKRKKSRWDS, encoded by the exons ATGGCTGAAAACCCCACTGCTGGTGTGgtccaggaggaggaagaggataaCCTGGAGTATGATAGTGATGGGAACCCGATTGCACCCTCCAAAAAAATCATTGATCCTCTTCCACCTATTGACCACTCAGAG ATTGAATATCCACCCTTTGAGAAGAATTTCTATGATGAGCACGAGGAGATCACCAGCCTGACCCCGCAGCAGGTGGTGGAGTTACGGCACAAGCTGAACCTCCGG GTCTctggtgctgctcctccaaGGCCTGGCAGTAGTTTTGCTCATTTTGGGTTTGATGAGCAACTTATGCATCAAATTAGGAAATCAGAGTATACCCAACCCACTCCAATACAATGTCAG GGTGTTCCAGTTGCACTGAGTGGCAGAGACATGATTGGGATAGCCAAGACTGGAAGTGGGAAAACAGCAGCCTTCATCTGGCCGATGCTGATTCACATCATGGatcagaaggagctggagccagGGGATGGTCCCATTGCAGTGATTGTCTGCCCCACCAGAGAGCTTTGCCAGCAG ATCCACTCTGAGTGCAAGCGCTTTGGGAAGGCCTACAACCTGCGCTCCGTGGCTGTGTACGGAGGAGGGAGCATGTGGGAACAAGCCAAAGCCCTTCAGGAGGGGGCAGAGATTGTGGTCTGCACCCCT gGTCGTTTGATTGATCATGTGAAAAAGAAAGCTACAAACCTTCAAAGGGTCACTTACCTTGTGTTTGATGAAGCTGACAGGATGTTTGATATGGGGTTTG aaTATCAGGTCAGATCAATCGCAAGCCACGTCCGTCCCGACAGACAGA CTCTCCTGTTCAGTGCCACGTTCCGGAAGAAGATCGAGAAACTGGCCCGGGACATTCTGATCGACCCAATCCGGGTTGTGCAGGGAGACATTGGAGAG GCAAACGAGGATGTCACTCAGATTGTGGAGATCTTCCCCTCTGGCCCCAGCAAGTGGAACTGGCTGACCCGGCGCCTCGTGGAGTTCACGTCCTCTGGGAGCGTCCTCCTGTTTGTCACCAAGAAGGCCAACGCAGAAGAACTGGCCAATAACCTCAAGCAGGAGGATCATAACCTGGGGCTGCTTCATGGGGACATGGACCAGAGTGAGAGGAATAAAGTCATTTCAGAATTCAAGAAGAAGGGGATCCCCATCCTGGTGGCGACGGATGTGGCAG CTCGGGGTTTGGACATCCCTTCCATCAAGACTGTCATCAACTACGACGTGGCTCGGGACATAGACACCCACACCCACAGGATCGGCCGCACCGGCCGCGCGGGCGAGAAGGGGGTTGCCTACACTCTGCTGACTCCCAAGGACAGCAACTTCGCTGGGGACCTCGTCAGAAACCTGGAAGGTGCCAATCAACATGTCTCCAAAGAGCTGTTGGATCTGGCAATGCAG AATCCGTGGTTCCGGAAATCCCGTTTCAAAGGAGGGAAAGGCAAGAAGCTGAACattggtggtggtggtttgggATACCGGGAACGCCCCGGGCTGGGCTCAGAGAATTCT GACCGTGGAAACAACAACAGTGTGATGAGTAACTACGAGGCCTACAAGCCATCCACGGGGGCCATGGGGGACAGGCTGACAGCAATGAAAGCAGCTTTCCAG TCCCAGTACAAGAGCCACTTTGTCGCCGCGAGTTTAAACAACCAAAAGACTGGGAGCTCTGCCGCTGGTGCCAGCGGCTGGACCAGCGCCGGGAGCCTCAACTCCGTCCCGACGAGTTCGGCGCAGCAAAACACCGCCAACCCCGAcggccccggcgcggcggcCAAGGGCGTCCCGGGCTTCACCAGCACAGGGACTTTGAGCAGCGTGCCCACCTTCCCCGGGGGAGCACAGGGCTTCAACAACACAAGTGCCAGCGCCAACAGCCGAGAAGGCGGCGGTGTTGGTGGCATTGCCAGAGAACGGTACAACGACAACCGGAACAGTCGCCACAACGAGGTCCCGCGGCGCGGAGAGGGCGGCGGTGGCCGTGCCGAGGGCGGCGGTGGCCGTGCCGAGGGCGGCGGTGGCCGCTACAACGATGCCCAGCGCCACGGCGAGGGCGGCGGCCGCCACGGCGACGCTCCCCGGCACGGCGAGGGCCGGCACGGCGACATCCATCGCCACGAGGGCCGGCACTTCACCGACTTCCCGGGCGCCGCCGGCGGCCGCAACAACAACGGGgacagcaggaacagctccGAGGGCAGGAGCAATGAGAGCAGGAACGGCgagagcaggaaggaggccAACAGCCGGGAAAACAAGACAGATGGTTTCGCCGTCCCGGAGCCCCCCAAACGTAAGAAGAGCCGGTGGGACAGTTAA
- the CCDC47 gene encoding coiled-coil domain-containing protein 47: MKNLYLFIAVLFIPWSFALAKYDEFEDGDDIMEYDDNDFAEFEDVSEDAVTESPQRIITTEDDEEEATVELEGQDENQEDFDDADTQEGDTESEPYDDEEFEGYEEKPDASHSKNKDPITIVNVPAHLQNSWESYYMEILMVTGLLAYIMNYIIGKNKNNRLAHAWFNTHRELLESNFALVGDDGTNKEATSTGKLNQENEHIYNLWCSGRVCCEGMLIQLKFLKRQDLLNVLARMMRPASDQVQIKVTMNDEDMDTYVFAVGTRKALVRLQKEMQDLSEFCSDKPKSGAKYGLPDSLAILSEMGEVTEGMMDAKMIHFLTHYADKIESVQFSDQFSGPKLMQEEGQLTKLPETKKTLLFTFNVPGSGNTSPKDMESLLPLMSMVIYSIDKAKKFRLNREGKQKADKNRARVEENFLKLTHVQRQEAAQSRREEKKRAEKERIMNEEDPEKQRRLEEAALRREQKKLEKKQMKMKQIKVKAM, from the exons atgaagaatttataTCTTTTTATTGCTGTCCTGTTCATCCCATGGAGCTTTGCTTTGGCAAAGTATGATGAATTTGAGGATGGAGATGACATTATGGAATATGATGATAATGACTTTGCTGAATTTGAAGATGTGAGTGAAGATGCAGTCACAGAGTCTCCTCAGAGGATCATCACTacagaagatgatgaagaagaagCCACTGTAGAGCTTGAAGGTCAGGATGAGAATCAGGAAGACTTTGATGATGCAGACACGCAG GAAGGCGATACTGAGAGTGAACCATATGATGATGAGGAGTTTGAAGGCTACGAAGAGAAACCAGATGCATCTCATAGCAAAAACAAAGACCCCATAACAATAGTTAAT GTCCCTGCTCACCTTCAGAACAGCTGGGAGAGTTACTACATGGAGATCCTGATGGTGACAGGTCTCCTGGCTTACATCATGAACTACATCATTGGGAAGAACAAAAACAACCGGCTGGCTCACGCTTGGTTCAACActcacagggagctgctggaaagtAACTTTGCTCTTGTTG GGGATGATGGCACTAATAAAGAAGCTACAAGCACTGGGAAGCTAAATCAGGAAAATGAACACATATATAACTTGTGGTGCTCTGGGAGGGTGTGCTGTGAAGGAATGCTCATTCAGTTAAAG TTTCTCAAGAGACAAGACCTGCTGAACGTCCTGGCGCGCATGATGAGGCCGGCGTCGGACCAAGTG CAAATAAAAGTGACAATGAATGATGAAGACATGGACACGTATGTGTTTGCTGTTGGAACCAGAAAAGCACTGGTGCGACTTCAGAAGGAGATGCAGGACCTG AGCGAGTTCTGCAGTGATAAACCCAAGTCTGGTGCAAAATATGGGCTTCCAGATTCGCTGGCCATCTTGTCGGAGATGGGGGAGGTCACGGAGGGAATGATGGACGCCAAG ATGATACATTTCCTCACACACTACGCTGACAAGATCGAGTCCGTCCAATTCTCGGACCAGTTCTCCGGTCCAAAACTTATGCAAGA gGAGGGCCAGCTTACAAAACTGCCCGAAACTAAAAAGACACTTTTGTTTACATTTAACG TGCCTGGTTCAGGCAACACTTCCCCAAAGGACATGGAGTCTTTGCTGCCTCTGATGAGCATGGTCATCTACTCCATTGACAAAGCAAAGAAGTTCCGGCTGAACAGAGAA GGTAAACAGAAAGCTGACAAGAACAGGGCACGTGTGGAGGAGAACTTCCTCAAGCTGACCCACGTGCAGAGACAGGAGGCTGCCCAGTCCCGCCGGGAGGAGAAGAAACGGGCGGAGAAGGAGCGAATCATGAACGAAGAGGATCCCGAGAAACAGCGTCGGCTGGAG GAGGCTGCTCTGCGGCGGGAGCagaagaagctggagaagaagCAGATGAAGATGAAGCAAATCAAAGTGAAAGCCATGTGA